The proteins below are encoded in one region of Paenibacillus albus:
- a CDS encoding WIAG-tail domain has product MAKSSKGKGPKGRKPLFYVDNPNASELKWLEELKKKKPATTAKAAAADKKPVQVNGAASALEQEVTVEEQHKHEVEVVQQPIAETASVSFEAVSTSAVEAVEVKPAPVVEAAVQQSAQQAPQQTTQQVEPAQAIEQAEAVQEIPANHATMEAEKLEEEIHTVYMEELLQQELIKKEVMLEEKRMPDSPLPFIHTDDIADDAITTEKLAHSAVDSSRIKPSAVITQTIADFAVESIKIADGAIISSKLASESVTSDHLVKNAISGAKIRDRSITSEKLRDNSITSEKLADRTISADKLAEGSIETKHLKPMIVTTELLDDQSITSGKLRSAAIRTENIANEAVSTSKLAEGSVTRSKLRDGSITSEKISNSAIESGHLQPGLLLAEHVSPGVLRGKHLALGEITAEHLVEGAVGTRELQAGSVTTEILAQGVVGSAELKAGAVKAQHVTDGEIVTTHVRDQAITTPKLSDFSISTIKLIDQAVTSSKIADQSITTSKLTDDAVHGRHLSRLTIGGDKIISDMIEERHMKENSIGAKQLIADSIETAHLTANVVTDQKIAAQAVKQVHISGAAVGQAQLADASVIERKLADGSVSSAKIGELAILTKHIADESITFDKISPEAIRAFHLSPGTVTEEAISPEAVGAMHLQPGLIDATHLSEGAIETSALQDGSVKSIKLASGSVTERHLAAGAIYSHHLADHTVNSVKLSPESVSTDKLTDCAVTSSKLADSSVTTAKLVNGSVTSDQLAPGTITRKHLTKGVVDGDHIASGAIGERHLAGSIIGSNSLGSGSVTSEKLAAGSVNSSHLANEAVNSQHLAEQSIYGVHLAPVSVHEVHLGNDSVTSSKLAEGSVASYHLQNESVSSRVIEPSAIRSQHVAAASIDTNHLAESSVGSNHLKIDSVMQIHLTDESVGTDQLSNEAVTSGKLAQLAIHGDHIQLETIAGKHMKAESIQGYHIRKGSITQAHLASEFYTFEKAPDSIIHGSKIKRGTVGSELLSDGGVSSAKLASGAVGSEALGTGAVGEKHLQNGAVTLGKIASKSITATHLTSSSVGTEAIADGAVTSGKLANGAVGIEALGDGVVVSSKLAAGAVGSEALGEGVVGGAKLASGAVGAEALGDGAVVSAKLAVGAVGAEALRDGAVVSAKLASGAVGAEALRDGSVVSAKLADGAVGKEALRDGAVIGAKLASGAVGTDALRSGAVDSSKLAAGAVGKEALRDGSVVSAKLAVGAVGAEALRDGVVDGAKLAGGAIGEQHLQDGAVTAAKLAARAIGAGHILPGSVGSEAIGDGAIVTNKLGDGVVTGTKLAPGAVGESSLQNGAVTLSKIAARSLTTAHFIPGSIESIVLCNGAITGEKLAIGAVGTEALADGAITADKLAPGLLEQEQPELVDGSVTESKLANGAVQASKLAESAVQSSKIADGAVGASKLADSSVDSAKLVDGSISSEKLIDGSVTASKLGEGVVGASKLADGSVGSAKLIDGSVIASKLGEGVVGASKLADGSVGSAKLIDGSVTASKLGEGVVGASKLADGSVGSTKLIDGSVTASKLGEGVVGASKLADGSVGSAKLIDGSVGSEKLIDGSVTASKLGEGVVGASKLADESVGTLKLIDGSVSSEKLIDGSVTASKLGDGVVGASKLADESVGTLKLIDGSVSSEKLIDGSVTASKLGDGVVGASKLADGSVGSVKLIDGSVTASKLADGVVGASKLADGSVGSVKLIDGSVTASKLGDGVVGASKLADGSVTASKLADGVVGASKLADGSVGSEKLIDGSVTASKLADGSVGSEKLIDGSVTASKLADGVVGASKLADGSVGSEKLIDGSVTASKLADGVVGASKLADGSVSSEKLINGSVTASKLGDGEVTGSKLAFGSVGKDKLLDGSVSREKLADGAVTGDKIALGSITAAHLAPNTIPAPVAPASTTVDTAALENGSIGAEKLGFTPVTTVKRQAAVIQQFGLAPYNFQGSMGELLDITIGFDQPFSSPSYVFVATTDQPSCFAVIKTKTAAAVQITIVRTRITPEPIGLVNWIAIGQ; this is encoded by the coding sequence ATGGCGAAGAGCAGCAAAGGAAAAGGCCCCAAAGGGCGCAAGCCGTTATTTTACGTGGATAATCCGAACGCATCGGAGTTAAAATGGCTCGAGGAATTGAAGAAGAAGAAACCAGCGACAACGGCGAAAGCAGCCGCAGCTGACAAAAAGCCGGTGCAAGTGAATGGGGCAGCGTCGGCGTTGGAGCAAGAAGTTACTGTAGAAGAACAGCACAAGCACGAAGTGGAAGTTGTGCAGCAGCCGATAGCTGAAACGGCGAGCGTCTCTTTCGAGGCCGTTAGCACGTCAGCCGTAGAGGCAGTGGAAGTGAAACCTGCTCCAGTTGTAGAAGCTGCGGTACAGCAATCAGCCCAGCAAGCACCACAACAAACGACACAACAAGTGGAACCAGCTCAAGCGATTGAACAGGCTGAGGCCGTTCAAGAAATTCCAGCAAATCATGCGACCATGGAAGCTGAGAAGTTGGAAGAAGAAATCCACACGGTATACATGGAAGAGCTGCTTCAGCAGGAGCTCATCAAGAAAGAAGTCATGCTCGAAGAGAAGCGCATGCCGGATTCACCGCTTCCTTTCATACACACCGATGATATCGCGGATGATGCGATTACGACGGAGAAGCTCGCTCATAGCGCCGTAGATTCATCGCGCATTAAGCCTAGCGCCGTAATCACGCAGACGATTGCCGATTTTGCCGTCGAGAGCATTAAAATTGCCGATGGCGCGATCATTTCCTCCAAGCTCGCGTCGGAATCCGTTACGAGCGACCACCTCGTGAAGAATGCGATTTCCGGTGCGAAGATCCGCGACCGCTCCATTACCAGCGAGAAGCTGCGCGATAACAGCATTACTTCCGAGAAGCTGGCTGACCGCACAATTAGCGCGGATAAGCTTGCCGAGGGCTCGATTGAAACGAAGCATCTGAAGCCGATGATCGTGACGACGGAGCTGCTTGATGATCAGTCGATTACGTCCGGTAAACTGAGAAGCGCGGCAATCCGTACGGAGAACATCGCGAATGAAGCGGTTTCGACTTCGAAGCTGGCCGAAGGCTCCGTAACGCGCTCCAAGCTGAGAGACGGCTCCATAACAAGCGAAAAAATTAGCAACAGCGCTATTGAGTCCGGCCATCTGCAGCCTGGGCTGCTGCTCGCGGAGCATGTTTCTCCTGGCGTACTGCGGGGAAAGCATCTAGCACTCGGCGAAATAACAGCAGAGCATCTAGTCGAGGGCGCGGTAGGAACGAGGGAGCTGCAGGCCGGAAGCGTAACGACCGAAATTCTAGCGCAAGGGGTCGTCGGATCGGCGGAATTAAAGGCAGGGGCCGTTAAAGCTCAGCATGTCACGGATGGCGAAATCGTTACGACGCATGTGCGTGATCAAGCGATTACGACACCGAAGCTGTCCGACTTCTCGATCTCGACAATCAAGCTTATCGACCAGGCGGTAACGTCCTCCAAAATTGCCGATCAAAGTATTACGACGAGCAAGCTGACTGATGACGCGGTTCATGGCAGACATCTCAGCAGGCTGACGATCGGCGGCGACAAAATCATAAGCGATATGATCGAAGAGCGTCACATGAAAGAGAATTCGATCGGCGCCAAGCAGCTGATTGCAGATAGTATTGAAACGGCGCATCTTACGGCTAATGTTGTCACGGACCAGAAGATTGCAGCGCAAGCCGTAAAGCAGGTTCATATTAGTGGCGCAGCTGTAGGGCAAGCGCAGCTGGCCGACGCGTCGGTCATCGAGCGCAAGCTCGCAGACGGAAGCGTAAGCAGCGCGAAGATTGGCGAGCTGGCGATTCTGACGAAGCATATCGCTGACGAGTCCATTACGTTTGACAAAATCTCGCCGGAAGCGATTCGTGCCTTCCACTTGTCGCCAGGAACGGTAACGGAGGAAGCGATTTCGCCGGAAGCTGTAGGGGCTATGCATTTGCAGCCGGGCCTTATCGATGCGACGCATCTGAGTGAAGGGGCTATCGAGACGAGCGCGCTGCAAGACGGATCGGTTAAATCCATCAAGCTCGCGAGCGGCTCAGTCACGGAGCGGCATTTGGCAGCAGGCGCGATCTATTCCCACCACTTGGCGGACCATACGGTTAACTCGGTGAAGCTCTCTCCAGAGAGCGTTTCGACGGATAAGCTGACGGATTGTGCCGTCACTTCGAGCAAGCTGGCCGACAGCAGCGTAACGACAGCGAAGCTTGTGAACGGCTCTGTAACAAGCGATCAGCTGGCGCCAGGCACGATTACACGCAAGCATCTGACGAAAGGCGTCGTGGACGGCGATCATATCGCAAGCGGCGCGATCGGCGAGCGTCATCTGGCAGGAAGCATTATCGGCAGCAATTCGCTAGGTTCCGGTTCAGTGACAAGTGAGAAGCTGGCGGCGGGCTCGGTGAATAGCAGCCATCTGGCGAATGAAGCCGTGAACAGCCAGCATCTGGCGGAGCAATCGATCTATGGCGTGCATTTGGCGCCGGTAAGCGTGCACGAAGTGCATCTGGGCAATGATTCGGTGACTTCCTCGAAGCTGGCGGAGGGCAGCGTTGCGAGCTACCACTTGCAAAATGAATCCGTTAGTTCCCGCGTCATTGAGCCATCTGCGATTCGCAGCCAGCATGTCGCGGCAGCCTCGATCGATACGAATCATTTGGCAGAGTCGTCCGTGGGCAGCAATCACTTAAAGATCGATAGCGTAATGCAGATTCATCTGACCGATGAGTCGGTTGGCACTGATCAACTGAGCAATGAAGCCGTAACGAGCGGCAAGCTGGCGCAGCTGGCGATCCATGGCGATCATATTCAGCTCGAGACCATTGCGGGCAAACATATGAAGGCGGAGTCGATCCAAGGCTACCACATCCGCAAAGGCTCCATTACGCAAGCGCATTTGGCATCGGAGTTCTATACGTTTGAGAAAGCGCCGGACAGTATCATTCATGGCAGCAAAATCAAACGGGGTACCGTTGGCAGCGAATTGCTCAGCGATGGTGGGGTTAGCAGCGCGAAGCTGGCGAGCGGTGCAGTCGGCTCGGAAGCGCTTGGCACGGGCGCAGTCGGCGAGAAGCATCTGCAGAACGGTGCGGTCACGCTTGGCAAAATCGCATCGAAGTCCATCACGGCCACGCACCTGACTTCCAGTTCCGTAGGCACCGAAGCGATTGCAGACGGAGCGGTAACGAGCGGCAAGCTGGCAAACGGAGCCGTTGGCATCGAAGCGCTTGGCGATGGCGTTGTCGTTAGCTCGAAGCTCGCTGCGGGAGCAGTCGGCTCGGAAGCGCTTGGTGAAGGCGTTGTTGGCGGAGCGAAGCTGGCAAGCGGAGCGGTTGGCGCGGAAGCGCTCGGCGACGGCGCGGTAGTCAGCGCGAAGCTGGCAGTAGGTGCGGTTGGCGCGGAAGCGCTGCGCGACGGCGCGGTAGTCAGCGCGAAGCTGGCAAGCGGAGCAGTTGGAGCAGAGGCGCTGCGCGATGGCTCAGTCGTCAGCGCGAAGCTGGCGGATGGAGCGGTCGGCAAGGAAGCGCTGCGTGATGGCGCGGTTATTGGGGCGAAGCTGGCAAGCGGGGCAGTCGGCACGGATGCGCTGCGGAGCGGAGCGGTGGACAGTTCGAAGCTGGCGGCAGGCGCGGTTGGCAAGGAAGCGCTGCGCGATGGTTCGGTTGTAAGCGCGAAGCTGGCGGTTGGCGCTGTAGGCGCAGAAGCACTGCGCGATGGCGTCGTTGACGGCGCGAAGCTGGCAGGCGGAGCCATTGGCGAGCAGCATCTGCAAGATGGAGCAGTGACAGCCGCGAAATTAGCAGCAAGAGCAATCGGTGCTGGGCATATTCTTCCGGGCTCAGTGGGCAGCGAAGCAATCGGCGACGGCGCCATCGTAACGAATAAGCTGGGCGACGGCGTTGTGACTGGCACGAAGCTGGCACCTGGAGCCGTAGGCGAGAGCAGCTTGCAGAACGGTGCGGTCACGCTTAGCAAGATTGCAGCTCGTTCGCTGACAACAGCACATTTTATACCAGGCTCGATCGAGAGCATCGTTCTCTGTAACGGCGCTATAACCGGAGAAAAGCTGGCAATTGGCGCAGTAGGCACGGAAGCTTTGGCAGACGGTGCAATTACGGCAGATAAGCTGGCGCCAGGGCTGCTTGAGCAGGAACAGCCAGAACTGGTGGACGGCAGCGTAACGGAGAGTAAGCTAGCGAACGGTGCGGTACAGGCGAGCAAGCTCGCGGAAAGTGCAGTGCAGTCCAGCAAAATCGCGGACGGTGCAGTCGGAGCAAGCAAGCTGGCAGACAGTTCTGTCGATAGCGCGAAGCTGGTTGACGGTTCAATAAGCAGCGAGAAATTGATCGACGGCTCGGTAACTGCGAGCAAGCTTGGCGAAGGCGTAGTCGGAGCAAGCAAGCTGGCGGATGGTTCGGTAGGCAGTGCGAAGCTGATCGACGGAAGCGTAATAGCGAGCAAGCTTGGCGAAGGTGTAGTCGGAGCGAGTAAGCTGGCGGATGGTTCAGTAGGCAGTGCGAAGCTGATCGACGGAAGCGTAACAGCGAGCAAGCTGGGCGAAGGCGTAGTGGGAGCGAGCAAGCTTGCGGATGGTTCGGTAGGCAGTACGAAACTGATCGACGGAAGCGTAACAGCGAGCAAGCTCGGTGAAGGCGTAGTCGGAGCAAGCAAGCTGGCGGATGGTTCAGTAGGCAGTGCGAAGCTGATCGACGGATCGGTCGGCAGCGAAAAGCTGATTGACGGATCGGTAACAGCGAGCAAACTTGGCGAAGGCGTAGTCGGAGCGAGCAAGCTGGCAGACGAATCGGTAGGCACGTTGAAGTTGATCGACGGATCTGTGAGCAGTGAAAAGCTGATCGACGGAAGCGTAACAGCGAGCAAGCTCGGCGATGGCGTAGTCGGAGCGAGCAAGCTGGCAGACGAATCGGTAGGTACGTTGAAGTTGATCGACGGATCTGTGAGCAGTGAAAAGCTAATCGACGGATCGGTAACAGCGAGCAAGCTCGGCGACGGAGTGGTCGGAGCAAGCAAGCTAGCGGACGGGTCGGTAGGCAGCGTCAAGCTGATCGACGGATCGGTAACAGCGAGTAAGCTGGCTGACGGAGTAGTAGGAGCAAGCAAGCTAGCGGACGGGTCGGTAGGCAGCGTCAAGCTGATCGACGGATCGGTAACAGCGAGCAAGCTCGGCGACGGAGTAGTAGGAGCAAGCAAGCTGGCGGACGGATCGGTAACAGCGAGTAAGCTGGCTGACGGAGTAGTAGGAGCAAGCAAGCTGGCGGACGGATCGGTAGGCAGCGAAAAGCTGATCGACGGATCGGTAACAGCGAGTAAGCTGGCGGACGGATCGGTAGGCAGCGAAAAGCTAATCGACGGATCGGTAACTGCGAGTAAGCTGGCTGACGGAGTAGTAGGAGCAAGCAAGCTGGCGGACGGATCGGTAGGCAGCGAAAAGCTGATCGACGGATCGGTAACAGCGAGTAAGCTGGCTGACGGAGTAGTAGGAGCAAGCAAGCTGGCGGACGGATCTGTGAGCAGTGAAAAGCTGATCAACGGATCGGTAACAGCTAGCAAGCTCGGCGACGGAGAAGTAACCGGAAGCAAGCTGGCCTTTGGTTCGGTCGGCAAGGATAAGCTGCTCGATGGCTCGGTTAGCCGCGAGAAGCTGGCGGACGGAGCAGTCACTGGAGACAAAATCGCCCTTGGCTCGATTACAGCAGCACATCTGGCGCCGAACACAATTCCTGCTCCGGTTGCTCCCGCAAGCACGACAGTAGACACCGCGGCACTGGAGAATGGCAGCATCGGTGCCGAGAAGCTCGGGTTTACACCGGTAACGACAGTGAAGCGCCAAGCGGCGGTTATCCAGCAGTTTGGTCTTGCACCGTACAATTTCCAAGGCAGCATGGGCGAATTGCTGGATATTACGATCGGCTTCGATCAGCCGTTCAGCAGCCCTTCCTACGTGTTCGTCGCTACGACGGATCAGCCTTCCTGCTTTGCGGTCATTAAGACCAAAACAGCCGCAGCCGTACAAATAACCATTGTGCGCACACGAATTACACCGGAACCAATCGGTCTTGTGAACTGGATTGCAATCGGCCAATAA
- a CDS encoding glycoside hydrolase family 127 protein, which translates to MSVVNDKVKGWQGVPFSSVNIKDAFWRPRLEVLKNVTIDVCLSQCEKTNRIANFAVAGGLQEGKFEGMYYNDSDVYKVLEGAAYALMTDRDPKLEAEIDRIIELIEAAQESDGYLCAYFTVEAPERKWTDMEKHEMYNGGHLIEAAVAYYQATGKRKLLDVACRLADHYDTLFGPGKRHWAEGHEEIELALVKLYRTTGEERYWKLALWLLEERGHGHGVGAIWDKPEWGPAYCQDDVPVREIREVKGHAVRAMYLYTAMADVVLASGDGAYIKALDRVWAHTAERNLYLTGGIGPSQHNEGFTHDYDLPNDSAYCETCAAIAMAFWNHRMNLLHGDGKYADLVEREMFNGALAGISLSGDKFFYVNPLASKGDHHRVEWFHTSCCPTNLARFLPSIGQYAYAVTEDGIAVNQYMNSETTLSAADGKQVQVLQTTAYPWDGRVTVTVLPEQAGDFTVRLRVPGWCRGYRVSIQGEERRESAAVRTDKGYIVLNRHWAPGDTVLLELDMPVEVIRSRSEVEANQGRIAIQRGPVVYCAEQAGNDELTYDEFELSAHASFAIEHNEELLGGITVLHGRTSSGKACSLTPYYAWDNREAGFMQVWMREAEDRQLYRF; encoded by the coding sequence ATGTCGGTAGTGAATGATAAGGTCAAGGGCTGGCAAGGCGTACCCTTCTCCAGCGTGAATATTAAAGATGCATTTTGGCGTCCGCGGCTGGAAGTACTGAAGAACGTGACCATCGATGTCTGTCTGAGCCAGTGCGAGAAAACGAATCGAATCGCGAATTTCGCGGTGGCTGGCGGCTTGCAGGAAGGCAAATTCGAGGGTATGTATTATAACGACTCCGATGTGTACAAGGTGCTGGAAGGCGCCGCCTACGCGTTAATGACGGACCGCGATCCTAAGCTGGAGGCGGAGATCGACCGCATTATCGAGCTGATTGAAGCCGCACAGGAAAGCGACGGCTACTTGTGTGCGTATTTCACAGTTGAGGCTCCGGAACGTAAGTGGACGGATATGGAAAAGCATGAAATGTACAATGGCGGCCACCTCATTGAGGCTGCGGTCGCCTACTACCAAGCGACGGGGAAGCGGAAGCTGCTGGATGTCGCCTGCCGATTGGCCGATCATTACGACACGCTGTTCGGTCCGGGCAAACGCCATTGGGCCGAAGGGCATGAGGAGATAGAGCTTGCCCTCGTGAAGCTATACCGGACAACGGGGGAAGAAAGGTATTGGAAGCTGGCGCTCTGGCTGCTGGAGGAAAGAGGCCATGGTCATGGTGTTGGAGCGATCTGGGATAAGCCAGAATGGGGCCCCGCCTATTGTCAGGATGATGTACCGGTTCGGGAAATCCGGGAAGTAAAGGGGCATGCCGTGCGGGCGATGTATCTGTATACAGCGATGGCGGACGTTGTTCTGGCCTCGGGCGATGGGGCTTATATCAAAGCGCTGGACCGGGTATGGGCGCATACGGCTGAACGGAATTTGTACCTGACGGGCGGCATCGGGCCTTCTCAGCATAACGAGGGCTTCACGCACGATTACGATCTTCCTAATGACTCCGCCTATTGTGAAACCTGCGCAGCCATTGCGATGGCCTTCTGGAATCATCGGATGAACCTGCTGCACGGCGATGGGAAGTACGCGGATCTGGTGGAGCGGGAGATGTTCAACGGCGCGCTTGCAGGCATCTCGCTCTCCGGAGACAAATTCTTCTACGTGAATCCGCTCGCTTCCAAGGGCGATCACCACCGGGTGGAGTGGTTCCATACCTCATGCTGCCCGACGAATTTGGCTCGTTTCCTACCGTCGATCGGTCAGTACGCGTATGCTGTCACGGAGGATGGGATTGCCGTCAATCAATACATGAACAGTGAAACGACGCTCAGCGCTGCTGACGGGAAGCAGGTACAAGTGCTTCAAACTACGGCATATCCTTGGGATGGTCGCGTTACGGTTACGGTTCTGCCGGAGCAGGCTGGCGACTTCACGGTTCGGCTGCGCGTGCCGGGCTGGTGCAGAGGATACCGGGTATCCATTCAAGGAGAAGAGCGGAGGGAAAGCGCCGCCGTGCGGACAGACAAAGGATATATCGTCTTGAACCGTCACTGGGCACCGGGCGACACCGTCCTGCTTGAACTGGACATGCCTGTCGAAGTGATCCGTTCCCGCTCAGAAGTAGAAGCGAATCAGGGAAGAATTGCGATTCAGCGCGGGCCGGTCGTATATTGCGCCGAGCAAGCCGGTAACGATGAATTGACCTATGATGAGTTCGAGTTGTCCGCGCATGCGTCGTTTGCAATTGAACACAACGAAGAGCTGCTTGGCGGCATAACGGTGCTGCACGGCCGAACCTCGTCGGGCAAGGCGTGCTCACTGACGCCGTACTATGCATGGGACAACCGGGAAGCGGGATTCATGCAGGTATGGATGCGCGAAGCGGAGGACCGGCAGCTGTACCGGTTTTAG
- a CDS encoding carbohydrate ABC transporter permease, with the protein MRESRLKLAAGYVALLIISVMFIVPFVWLLRSSVMDLSQIFIMPPEWLPRPFHFDNFKNAMTVVPFGAFFKNTLIIVVSVLLGTVVSSTVAAFGFSRIRWKGRDMVFAILMSAMMLPGAVTLIPSFLGWKTLGFYDTFYPLIVPAYFGGGIFNIFLLRQFYLTIPQDFDEAAFVDGANYFQIYWRILLPLSRSAVIVVALFTFLGSWNDFMGPLIYLKSDSRFTLALGLQMFQGSYTAQWDLLMAASAAVVLPCVVVFLVGQRYFLEGITLTGLKG; encoded by the coding sequence ATGAGAGAGTCCAGGCTGAAGCTAGCAGCGGGGTATGTCGCCCTGCTTATCATATCCGTTATGTTCATCGTGCCGTTCGTCTGGCTGCTCCGCAGCTCCGTGATGGATTTGTCTCAAATCTTTATCATGCCGCCGGAGTGGCTGCCAAGACCGTTTCACTTCGATAATTTCAAGAATGCTATGACGGTCGTGCCGTTCGGCGCCTTCTTCAAGAATACGCTCATCATCGTCGTCAGCGTTCTGCTCGGGACGGTGGTTTCGAGTACGGTAGCGGCCTTCGGCTTCTCGCGCATCCGGTGGAAGGGCCGGGACATGGTCTTCGCGATCCTCATGTCCGCCATGATGCTGCCAGGCGCGGTAACGCTTATTCCGAGCTTCCTCGGCTGGAAGACGCTCGGCTTCTACGATACGTTCTATCCGCTGATCGTTCCGGCGTATTTCGGCGGGGGGATCTTCAATATCTTCTTGCTGCGTCAGTTCTACTTGACGATTCCGCAGGATTTCGACGAGGCGGCATTCGTAGATGGAGCGAATTATTTTCAAATCTATTGGCGCATTCTGCTTCCGCTCAGCCGATCCGCAGTCATCGTTGTCGCGCTGTTTACCTTTCTCGGCTCGTGGAACGATTTCATGGGACCGCTTATTTACTTGAAGAGCGACAGCCGGTTTACGCTTGCGCTCGGCTTGCAAATGTTTCAAGGAAGCTACACCGCGCAGTGGGATCTGCTGATGGCGGCTTCGGCGGCTGTCGTTCTGCCTTGCGTCGTCGTATTTCTGGTCGGCCAACGCTACTTCCTGGAAGGAATTACGCTTACGGGATTGAAAGGATAA
- a CDS encoding carbohydrate ABC transporter permease: protein MGIPALEGHSALETQALRKRKHARERKALFYGLLFTSPAILGFLIFTLGPMIASFYLSLTDYNVFKSNTTFIGFDNYAKLFSGEDDLFYQSLGTTFYFVVLRVPAVIIISFFMALLLNMNVKGRSVFRTIIYLPSIVPAVASSMIWLWLLNPDLGLVNSVLQKLHLPTSNWLFGESSVIPSIVLTSLWGIGGTVIIFLAGLSGIPKQYYEAIDVDGGNWFHKLRHITIPMVTPTIFFNTIMTIIGSFQVFSEAYILTQGGPNNKSLFFVFYLWRTAFRDTEMGYASALAWVLFIIILIFTVIIFKTSKSWVHYEGDKA from the coding sequence ATGGGTATTCCGGCTTTGGAAGGACATTCGGCGCTTGAAACGCAAGCGCTTCGAAAGAGAAAGCATGCAAGAGAGCGCAAAGCATTATTTTATGGCTTACTGTTCACTTCGCCAGCCATACTCGGATTTCTTATTTTCACTTTGGGTCCTATGATCGCGAGTTTCTATCTGAGCTTGACGGACTATAACGTCTTCAAATCGAACACGACGTTTATTGGATTCGACAATTACGCGAAGCTGTTCTCCGGCGAGGACGACTTGTTCTACCAGTCGCTTGGCACGACGTTCTATTTCGTCGTTCTGCGCGTACCGGCAGTCATTATCATCTCGTTCTTCATGGCGCTTTTGCTGAATATGAACGTGAAAGGCCGTTCCGTGTTCCGGACGATCATTTACTTGCCGAGCATCGTACCGGCGGTAGCTTCCTCCATGATTTGGCTGTGGCTGCTGAACCCTGACCTTGGCTTGGTGAACTCGGTGCTGCAGAAGCTGCATCTTCCGACAAGCAACTGGCTGTTCGGGGAGAGCAGCGTCATTCCGTCTATCGTCCTCACTTCCTTGTGGGGTATCGGCGGCACCGTTATTATTTTTCTGGCAGGCTTGTCCGGCATTCCCAAGCAATATTATGAAGCCATTGACGTCGACGGAGGCAATTGGTTCCATAAGCTGCGGCATATTACGATCCCGATGGTGACGCCGACCATCTTCTTCAACACGATCATGACGATTATCGGCTCCTTCCAGGTGTTCAGCGAGGCGTACATCCTGACCCAGGGCGGACCCAATAACAAAAGCCTGTTCTTCGTGTTCTATCTGTGGCGGACCGCATTCCGGGATACGGAGATGGGTTACGCTTCCGCGCTGGCTTGGGTGCTCTTCATCATCATCCTGATTTTCACGGTCATCATATTCAAAACCTCGAAATCTTGGGTGCACTACGAGGGGGATAAAGCATGA